CGGGGCCGTAACGCTCGATGTAGGTCTGGATGGTCGCCTCGTGATTGGCCATCGTGTCGATCATCTTGCGGTTCGTCTTGGAAAACCACGTGTTGTTCTTGAAGAAGTCCGAGTGGGCGAACACGTGGGCGATGACCATCTTCTGGTCGACCAGGGTATTGCTCTCCAGGAGATAGGCGTAAGCCGGGTCGTTGTTGACGACCATCTCGTAAATCCGGTGGAGGCCGTACCGGTAGCTCTGACGGATGTACTCGTACTCCATCCCGAAGCTCCAGTGGGGGTAGCGCTTCGGGAAGCCCCCGTAGGCGGCCAGCTCGTTCATCGTCTCGTAGTCGACGATCTCAAAGACCGTCTCCAGGGGGTCGAGGCCTTCCTGGAGGACGTACTCGTAAACTTCCTGCACGACGTCCTGAATCTGTTCATGCGTCCATCGAGCCATCGTCGGTATCCCGTTGCTTTCGGCCTGTCTGCCCATCTGCCGACCTGGCCACCTGCCTACTCACTTGCCCTTCCCCAGAAAGGCCTTGATGGAATCGTAGATTTCCTCCTTGCTGTTGATCCGGGACAGGATGAGGTTCTCGGCCCGCCCGAGGTGCCGCTCCAGGTGATAGATGAAGTCGCCGCTCCCGTAAGCGCTCTTGACCTGGCCGTAGCAGAAGAGGTTCACGTTCGGCAGGTAGTGCTCCCGGAGGAGCTTGATGCAGGTCTCGGTGTCGCCGCCGTCCCAGTTGTCGCCGTCGGAGAACTGGAACACGTAAATGTTCCATTCGTCCGGCGGGAATCGCTCCTGGATGATCTCCCAGCCCAGCTTGTAGGCCGACGAGATGCGGGTCCCCCCGCCCTCCCGGAGGCGGAAGAAGGTCTCCCGATCGACTTCCTTGGCGGCGGCGTCGTGGACGATGTAACACGTCTCGGTCCGCTTGTAGTGGTGCCGGATCCACAGGTCGATCCAGAAGCTCTCCAGGCGGACGATCTCCTTCTGCTCCGGTCCCATCGACCCGGAAACGTCCATCATGTACAGGATGACGGCCTTGGCGATGGGGACGAGCCGGACCTTCCAGCTCCGGTAGCGGCGGTCCTCCCGGATGGGGACGACGACGGGGTTCTCGAAGTCGTACAGGCCGGCGATGAGCTGACGCTTCAGGGCTTCTTTGTACGTGCGCTTGAAGTGGCGGAGCGACTCGGGCCCCGTGCGGGCGATCCCCGTGTAGCGCTCCTTCTCGACGTAGATGTCCTCCTTCCCCTTGGGGACGATCCGGGGAAGCTCCAGCTCCTCGGCCAGCATCTGGACGAGCTCCTCAAAGGTCAGCTCGACCTCGAGCAGGTGCTCCCCGGGCTGGTCGCCGGCGGCCGCCCCGCCCTCGACCTCGCCGACCCCGATGGGCGTCCCGATGTCGCCCTCGCCCTGACCGACGCCGCCCATCTTACGGGTGTCGAACCGGAAGTGGGGGATCTCGATGCGGGGGAGCGGGATGCTGACGACGCCCCGGCCCCGGGGGACCAGGATCTCGCCGTGGCTCATGTACTTGCGGAGGTTCTCCCGGATCTTCCCCTTGACGATTTCCCGGAAACGCTGATAGTCCCGTTCGATCTGCAGGGCCATGGCCACTGATAGAAGAATCCAGCAGATGGGCGGGTCCGCAGGCCCCGACCGGCCCGACTACTGCTTGATGTCGCCCCGGGCGAAGATGCTGGCCACGTAGTGGAGGACGTCCGAGGCGCAGATATCGCAGTACCCGAAGTTCCGCTTCATCCGGGCCTTGATGATGTCGATCTTCTCCTGCGTCTCCTTGTCGACGACGCTCGTCACGAGGCTCGACAGCTTGATGGCGTCCTTCTGGTCCTCGAAGAGCTTGAGCTGGAGCGCCCGGTACAGCCGTTCGTTCGACCGGTAGTCGAAGCCCTTGCCGCTGACGGCCAGGGCCCCGATGTAGTTCATCAACTCCCGCCGGAAGTCGTCCTTGCGGTTTTCGGGGATGTCGATCTTCTCCTCGATGGACCGCATGAGCCGTTCGTCGGGCTCTTCGTACTGGCCCGTGTACTTGTTCCGGATCTTCTCGCCCAGCGTGTAGGCCCGGACGTTGTCGATGTAGTTCAGGAACAGCCGGTTGATGGCCTCCTCGTCGGCGACGATGGCCTGCTGGACCTCGTTCTTGATGAGTTCTTCATACTCGGACCGCACGAGGGCCATCAGCTCCCGGTAGTACCGCCGCTGGTCCTCCGAGCTGATCAGCGAGTGGTGGTCCAGGCCGGCCTCCAGCTCGTTCATGACCATGAAGGGGTTCACGCAGGTGACCGTCGGGTCGGCGACGAGGGCGTTCGAGATCTTGTCCTGGACGTAACGGGGGGAGATGCCAAACATGCCCTCGCGGCGGGCTTCCTTCCGGAGCTCGGCGACCATGTCGGCCGTAAAGCCCGGGATCATCTTGCCGTTGTACAGCTTGAGCTTCTGCATGAGGGTGATGTTGTAAATCTTGGGCTCCTCGAGCCGCGTCAGGATGGCCCACATGGCGGCGACTTCCAGGGTGTGGGGGGCGATGTGCTTGCCTCGGACCCGCTCGGGGTTGAAGTACTTTTGGTAGATCTTGATCTCGTCGCTGAGACGGAGGACGTAGGGGATGTCAACCTTGATCGTCCGGTCCCGGAGAGCTTCCATATATTCATTATTTTGAAGTTTTTTATATTCAGGTTCATTGGTATGACCGATGATGACCTCGTCGATGTACGTCTGGGCAAACTTTTTCGGCTTGATGAGATGCTCCTGGGAGGCCCCCAGCAGGTCATACAGGAAGGCCACGTCCAGCTTCAGGACCTCGATGAACTCGATGAGACCCCGGTTGGCCACGCAGAACTCGCCGTCAAAGTTGAAGGCCCGGGGGTCCGAGTCGGACCCGTAGATGGCGATCTTCCGGTAGTTGATGTCCCCCGTCAGCTCCGTCGAGTCCTGATTTTTCTCGTCCTTCGGCTGGAAGGTCCCGATGCCGACCCGGTCTTTCTCCGAGAGGATGAGACGCCGGACCCGCACGTGACGGATGACCCGGTTCCAGTCGCCCTGGTACTTCCGCATGAGCTCCCGGTACATGAAGCGGCACGGCGGGCACAGGTCGCCCTCGACGAAGACCTGCTGGTCGTCCGGTAAACGGCGGTTGACTTCATCGAGGATGGCGTCCCGAATCTCGGCGGGGATCAGCTTGAGGGGTTCTTCGTTGATGGGGCAGGGGTGGAGGACCGACGAGTCGGGGGTCCGGTACCAGTCGTCGGGGTCGATCTCGATGGGAATCCAGCTGAAGGAGTAGAGGGCGCCCTCGTCGGTCTTGGAGTACTCCTCGAGGCCCCGCTTGAGCAGACGCACGATCGTGCTCTTGGAGCTCCCGACGGGACCGTGCAGGAGGATGACCCGGCGTTCAGGACCATAGCCCTGGGCCGCCGCCTTAAAGAGGTTGACGAGTTGCATCAGGTACCGTTCCAGGCCGTAGATGGCGTCCTCGGGAGCAAAGGGCGGGCTGTGGAAGAAGTGGTAGCGGATGAGCTGGTCCTTGCCGTCCTCGATCCACTCGTAGCCGTACGACATGATCATGTCGTACACGCGTTGGAAGGCGGAACGGGCCACGCGGGGGTTCTGCTGAAAGATCTGGAGGTATTCCTCGAAAGTGCCTTCCCAGTGAAGTTTTCGATAGGCCTCGGGCCGCAGGAGTTCCTGCACCCGGGTCAAAACGTCAGGGACCGTCTCCATGCGGTTGACCTCCGGGGACTGGCTTCATGTTACAAGTTTAGGCTTCAAGGGGCGCAAGTCAACGAACCCGACGGCCCCCGGCCTCGGGGCCGGAAGGGATAGAGGCGGAGGCAGGAGGGAATTGAACCCACCGCCCGCCGTCCTCACGACGGGCCACCGGATTTGAAGTCCGGGCGGGCCACCAGGCCCGGGCTGCCTCCTCGACCCGGAGGGAGCGGTTCGGGGCATGCAGGCGGCGCCGGGAATCGAGGAGAGGCTATCGTCCGCCTCCCGTCACTATACGCCGGGCCATCGCCCGAATCAATGTCTCCTTGAAGGTTTCCTGACCCTTCGTCGCATGGGCTCATAGCCACACTGGCTCATGGCTGATAGCTGATGGCTCGTATTGGCTCATGGGTCATAGCTCATGGCTCATAGCCCCATGAGCCATCAGCCATGAGCCATGAGCCAATAGGGGCCATCAGCCATGAGCCCATAGCGGCTATGAGCCATAAATCACCCTGGCTCGTCCCTCCGTCACTTTGGAAAATCGTGCTTTCCGGGCGATGGAGAAGGCCGTCTCGATCTGCCCGTCGGGCTATCGGCCGAGACGTCGAAGGGGGTCCGGGGTCGTTTGCGTTTTCCCGGGGGACGGTGTAAATTGTATAAGCGAAAGAATCGGGAAGGGCATCCCATCGGTCCTCTTCTCCGTGTCCTCCCGAGGGGGCGTTGGGGGTCGGGCTTCAGGCAGGCTCGACCCGTGATGGTGCACCTCCGAGGACGTTTATAGGAGCGTGGGCGTCGCCATCACCGGTGGCATTCGGGGGTACCGATGGCACCGAGCGCCCAAGCCCAAAGTGCGGGAGGGGTCATCCCGGCGGTCGATGCGAGGACCTTCATCGGCCCCGCCCCGACGAGGTATGACCCCCGAGGAGCTCCCCTTTCCAGTCCCTTTGGAGGTCGGACCGTGCCGATCACCCGTCAAGACAAGGCGCCCGTCATCGAGCAGTTTCGGCGGCATGAGACCGATACGGGCTCGACGGAAATCGTCATCGCCCTGCTGACCCAACGGATTCAGCACTTGTCGGAACACTTGCGGCGGCATCCGAAAGACTTTTCTTCGAAGCGGGGTCTGCTCCGGTTGGTCGGCCGCCGTCGGCGTCTCCTGGCGTACCTGCGGAGGAAGGACTTCGACCGGTATCAGCAGGTCATCCAGGCCTTAGGCTTGCGGAAGTAAGCTGGGTCTTGGGCGTTCGGTGTTCAAGGGACCGGTGACCCAGACCCTGAGCCTCGGGGACCGGGATCCAGGGGTCCAACTGCCGAATTTCCCGAGAGAAGCGTGTCATGAATCTCGTCGTTCCACGAGTTCATCAAAAGATCGAAATTCCCGTCGGTATGCACCCCTTGGTCGTCACCGTAGGGGACATCGCCCGCCAGGCCCACGGGGCGGCCATGATTCAGCATGAAGAGACGGTCGTCATCGCCACGGCCTGCATGGAAGTCGACTCGGAACGGGGCGAGGACTTCGTCCCCCTGATCTGCGACTACCGGGAGAACACTTACGCGGCCGGCAAGTTCCCCGGGGGATTCATCAAACGGGAGGGCAAGCCCTCCGAGAAGGAGATCCTGACGAGTCGGTTGATCGACCGGTCGGTGCGGCCCCTCTTTCCGAAGGGGTACCGGTTCGACACGCAGGTCATCGTATCCGTCTACTCGGCTTCCCAGGTCTATGACCCGGACGTGGCGGCCCTGAATGCGGCGACGATGGCCCTGCTGTTTTCGCCGATTCCCTTCTACGAGGCCGTCGTCGGCATCCGGGTCGCCGAGGTCGACGGTCAGTTCGTCGTCAACCCGACGCTGGAGGTCCTCCAGAAGAGCCCGCTGTCCCTGTTCGTGTCCGGGACGGTCCACGGCATCGTCATGGTCGAGGCAGGGTCTAACGAATATCCGGAAGACCGGATGGCCGAGGCCCTCCTGTTTGCCCAGCGGGTCATCCAGGCGCAGGCCGAACGCATCATGGAGGCCTACCGGCAGACGGGCCTGGAGGCCGACAAGCTGAAGGTCGAGCCCCCCGCCGTGCCGGAGGAGCTGATGGCCGAGGTGCAGGCCCGATTTAGCGAACGCATGCGGGCCGCCCTCCAGACGCCCGGTAAGCAGGCCGCCCATATGGCGGTCGAGGCCCTCTTGAAGGAGGCCTTGGCCGAGGTCCCCGAGGAGGACGAGGAGCGCCAACAGGCTGTGAAGCGGGCCCTTGACCAGCTCAAGCGGGATATCGTGCGCCGGATGATCATCGAGGAGGGTATCCGTCCGGACGGGCGGGGGATGACCGAAATCCGGCCGATCCGCATCGAGGTCGGCCTTCTGCCTCGGACCCACGGGTCGGCCCTGTTCACCCGAGGCGAGACCCAGGCCCTCGTCACGTGCACCCTGGGGACGGCCGAAGACGCCCAGAAGATCGAGGAGCTGACGGGCGAGTCTTTCAAGCGGTTCATGCTCCACTACAACTTCCCGCCCTTCTCGGTCGGCGAGGTTTCGCCCCTGCGGGCCCCGAGCCGCCGGGAGATCGGCCACGGCGCCCTGGCCGAACGGGCGCTCCTGCCCGTCATCCCGCCGGAGGATCAGTTCCCTTACACGATCCGGGTCGTCTCGGAAATCCTGGAGTCCAACGGGTCGTCGTCCATGGCGACCGTCTGCGGCGGGAGCCTGGCCCTGATGGACGCCGGCGTCCCCATCCGGGCGCCGGTCGCCGGCATTGCCATGGGCCTCTTTACGGACCAGGGCCGGTACCGCATCCTGACCGATATCGCCGGCGAGGAGGACCACACGGGCGACATGGACTTCAAGGTCGCCGGGACCCGGGCGGGCATCACGGCCCTCCAGATGGACATCAAGGTCCCGGCCCTCTCGGCCGACGTCCTCCGGGAAGCCCTCTACCAGGCCCGGGAAGCTCGGCTGTTCATCCTGGACCGGATGGCCGAAGTCCTGCCGGCCCCGCGGCCGGACATCTCGCCCCGGGCGCCTCGTCTCATCGTGACCTACATCCCGACCGAAAAGATCGCCACCCTCATCGGCCCCGGCGGGAAGATGGTCAAGTCCATCATCGAAAAGACGGGCGTCAAGATCGACATCCGGGACGACGGTCGGGTGTTTATCGCCGGGGACACGGCGGCGGCCTGCGAGGCGGCCCTCAAGATGGTCAAGGACGTCACGGCCGACGTCGAGAAGGGCCGGACCTACCTCGGGAAGGTCACCCGGATCACCGACTTCGGGGCCTTCGTCGAGATCCTGCCCGGCATCGTGGGTCTCCTCCACAAGTCCGAGATGGCGCCCTACCCGGTCCGGGACGTCCGGGAGGTCATCCAGGGCGAAGGCCAAGAGATCCTCGTCAAGGTCCTGGACGTCGAGGACAACCGCATCCGACTCTCTCATCGGGACTTTGCACCGCCCCGCCCGGCCCGCTCCGAACGGCCCCGACCGTCCGGTCCGCCCCGGGAGCGGTCCGAACACCGTCGCCGCCGGCCCCCATACACGCGGCCCCACCGGACGTAAAATTCCGCAATGGTGGGACGGGGTTTAAGAGACGCCGCCGCCCGGGCGGAGGGGTCCCCATCATCGTCGTCACGCTGTCCCTATGCTTGCAAGATCGTCTTCCTCAAAGGGTCGGAAAGCCGAGCGGATCGGGAACGGCTTCGGTCTGGAGTCCCGGACCCCTCTTCCCCGGACCCGGCGTCGAGCTCGAGACGAGTCCCCTGGAACCCACCCCGGGAGGGTCCCCATGACGGACTTCTGGCTGGTCCTGGGCTTAATCGGGCAGGGCATGTTTTCGGCCCGGTTCATCATCCAGTGGGTCGCCAGCGAGCGGGCCCACCGGAGCGTCGTGCCGACGCTGTTCTGGGTCTTCAGCATCCTCGGGTCCACGATCCTGTTGATCTACGCCGTCCACCGCCGGGACCCTGTCTTCATCCTGGGCCAGTCCCTGGGCCTCTTCATTTACGGCCGCAACCTCTACCTCATCTGGCGGGAAAAGGGAACCCTTCCCCTCAGCCTGTAAGCCTCTCAAGGCGTCACGGCGATGAGGAGGTAGTCGCCCTCCAATTCCCGGCCTTCTGCCAGACGCCGATGGCGGGGAAAGTCCTTCAGGGCCGGCCGCTCCAGGATGACCCAATCGCCGGGTCGGGCCTGCGCCGGCGCCGGCAGGTCCGGGATGCACCGCCGGGTGTAGTAGACGACGGCCGATTCCTCCGTCTTGTAGAAGTAGACGTCGGGCGGTCGAGCCGAACGAATGAGGGCGGCGGCGACGGGGACAAAGCGGCGCTGTTCGTACCGGTCGGCCCCGACCAGGAGGGCCGTCAGGAGGAGGGCGGCGACGGCCAGGGCGACCTGCCGATAGCGGTCCGACGTGGCGTGGGCCCACAGGATGGCCAGGGGCGGGTAGGCGAACAGGATGTAGTGGTGGAGCTTGCTTCGGCCCAGACTGAAGAAGACCAGGACGAAGAGGAACCACCCGAGGAGGGGCGTCATCGGTCGTCGGAAGGACCGGACGAGCCGGGGCAGGGCGGGCAGGTAGAGGAGAGAACTGACGAGGACGATAGGGACATAGTAGTAAAAGGGATAGATGTGAATCCGGTAAACGCCGGTGTACCGAAACAGGTTCTCGTAGATGAAAAACTTGTAGAAGTAGGCCCAGCCGAAGCGGAGGACCATCAGACCGTACCACGGCAGACCCACAGCGGCGAAGACCGCCAGGCCCCGGAGATTC
This genomic window from bacterium HR11 contains:
- a CDS encoding hypothetical protein (Stress response UPF0229 protein YhbH), with protein sequence MALQIERDYQRFREIVKGKIRENLRKYMSHGEILVPRGRGVVSIPLPRIEIPHFRFDTRKMGGVGQGEGDIGTPIGVGEVEGGAAAGDQPGEHLLEVELTFEELVQMLAEELELPRIVPKGKEDIYVEKERYTGIARTGPESLRHFKRTYKEALKRQLIAGLYDFENPVVVPIREDRRYRSWKVRLVPIAKAVILYMMDVSGSMGPEQKEIVRLESFWIDLWIRHHYKRTETCYIVHDAAAKEVDRETFFRLREGGGTRISSAYKLGWEIIQERFPPDEWNIYVFQFSDGDNWDGGDTETCIKLLREHYLPNVNLFCYGQVKSAYGSGDFIYHLERHLGRAENLILSRINSKEEIYDSIKAFLGKGK
- the arnT gene encoding Undecaprenyl phosphate-alpha-4-amino-4-deoxy-L-arabinose arabinosyl transferase — its product is MQDERRDVLIIVVFGLVFFVLGNWVLSVTSLDEGRNLDATRRMLETGDFLVPHYNCRLRFEKPPLLYWTTALWFWLLGPGTFSGRLVSGLSAIALSWATYRIARDFFSPDRARASALVLMTFPHLWVEARAAVPELLMTACMAWGLDAFLRERWVLGWLALGLAFLAKGPVGVVLPVGVYLLWRRDLRWLNLRGLAVFAAVGLPWYGLMVLRFGWAYFYKFFIYENLFRYTGVYRIHIYPFYYYVPIVLVSSLLYLPALPRLVRSFRRPMTPLLGWFLFVLVFFSLGRSKLHHYILFAYPPLAILWAHATSDRYRQVALAVAALLLTALLVGADRYEQRRFVPVAAALIRSARPPDVYFYKTEESAVVYYTRRCIPDLPAPAQARPGDWVILERPALKDFPRHRRLAEGRELEGDYLLIAVTP
- the rpsO gene encoding 30S ribosomal protein S15, which codes for MPITRQDKAPVIEQFRRHETDTGSTEIVIALLTQRIQHLSEHLRRHPKDFSSKRGLLRLVGRRRRLLAYLRRKDFDRYQQVIQALGLRK
- the pnp gene encoding Polyribonucleotide nucleotidyltransferase, which codes for MNLVVPRVHQKIEIPVGMHPLVVTVGDIARQAHGAAMIQHEETVVIATACMEVDSERGEDFVPLICDYRENTYAAGKFPGGFIKREGKPSEKEILTSRLIDRSVRPLFPKGYRFDTQVIVSVYSASQVYDPDVAALNAATMALLFSPIPFYEAVVGIRVAEVDGQFVVNPTLEVLQKSPLSLFVSGTVHGIVMVEAGSNEYPEDRMAEALLFAQRVIQAQAERIMEAYRQTGLEADKLKVEPPAVPEELMAEVQARFSERMRAALQTPGKQAAHMAVEALLKEALAEVPEEDEERQQAVKRALDQLKRDIVRRMIIEEGIRPDGRGMTEIRPIRIEVGLLPRTHGSALFTRGETQALVTCTLGTAEDAQKIEELTGESFKRFMLHYNFPPFSVGEVSPLRAPSRREIGHGALAERALLPVIPPEDQFPYTIRVVSEILESNGSSSMATVCGGSLALMDAGVPIRAPVAGIAMGLFTDQGRYRILTDIAGEEDHTGDMDFKVAGTRAGITALQMDIKVPALSADVLREALYQAREARLFILDRMAEVLPAPRPDISPRAPRLIVTYIPTEKIATLIGPGGKMVKSIIEKTGVKIDIRDDGRVFIAGDTAAACEAALKMVKDVTADVEKGRTYLGKVTRITDFGAFVEILPGIVGLLHKSEMAPYPVRDVREVIQGEGQEILVKVLDVEDNRIRLSHRDFAPPRPARSERPRPSGPPRERSEHRRRRPPYTRPHRT